In one window of Heterodontus francisci isolate sHetFra1 chromosome X, sHetFra1.hap1, whole genome shotgun sequence DNA:
- the cd63 gene encoding CD63 antigen codes for MAVEGGMKCVKYLLFIFNFLFWISGIALIVVGILVQTKLNGTLHITDVAASGAPIVIIIVGVIINFVAFFGCCGAWKENYCMVTTFAVLLILIFLVEIAAAIAGYIFKDQIRSVFEKSFNETMSNYNQSANAVNINNLQKQFHCCGSKQFSDWFEQFTTQRVPDSCCRKPVPGCGRNTTIANIYHEGCVNVINDWLKDNIVIVAGVALGIALFQLLGIIFACVLMKGIRSGYEVM; via the exons ATCTCTGGTATTGCACTCATTGTGGTTGGTATTCTGGTCCAGACTAAACTGAATGGCACGCTGCACATCACCGATGTAGCTGCTTCCGGAGCTCCCATTGTCATCATCATAGTTGGAGTGATCATCAACTTTGTTGCCTTCTTTGGTTGCTGTGGTGCCTGGAAGGAGAACTACTGCATGGTGACCACG tTTGCAGTTCTGCTCATCCTCATCTTCCTTGTGGAAATTGCTGCCGCCATTGCTGGTTACATTTTCAAGGACCAA ATTCGTAGTGTCTTTGAGAAGTCATTTAATGAGACTATGAGCAATTACAACCAGTCAGCGAATGCTGTTAACATTAACAACTTGCAGAAACAG TTTCattgctgtggcagtaaacagttcaGTGACTGGTTTGAACAATTCACCACCCAAAGAGTGCCAGATTCCTGTTGTAGGAAGCCCGTGCCAGGGTGTGGGAGGAACACGACTATTGCCAACATATACCACGAA GGTTGTGTGAACGTTATTAACGATTGGCTTAAAGACAACATTGTGATTGTCGCAGGTGTGGCTCTTGGTATTGCCTTATTCCAG CTCCTTGGAATTATTTTCGCATGTGTGCTGATGAAAGGCATCCGAAGTGGCTATGAAGTAATGTAG